The Lolium perenne isolate Kyuss_39 chromosome 6, Kyuss_2.0, whole genome shotgun sequence genome segment CGCGCTTCCGCTCCGTCTGCACCACCTGGCGCGACGCGGGGGAGGACGCCGCGGCCTTCCCTCCGCAGCAGCCCCCCTGGCTCCTCCTCCCGTCCTCCCCGTCGCCGCTCTTCTTCTGCCCCCCGGAGGACCGCCTCTACCCCAACCTCCGCCTCCCCGTCCCCAACCCGCAGGCCaaccgccgccgcggccgccgcctctACGCGTCCCCGCACGGCTGGACGCTCGCCATCGACCCGACCGGCCTCGCCGCCTCCCTCCTCCACCCCTTCACGGGCGCCTTCCGCCCCCTGCCGCCGCTGCCCGCCTACTTCGCGGAGACCGACGACCTCGCCTGGGACCTCTCCCCGTTCGCCGTCATGGCGTCCTGCGGCGAGCGGGGCGTGCTGGTCTGCTCCCTCGACCCGCCCGCCGACTCCTGGGTCCCGATCCCCGCCATGGCCGACTACAGCGTCAGCAGCATCGACTACGCCGCCGGCGACTTCTTCGTCTTCGAGGAGGACGCGTGCCGCGCCACCGTCGTCGACGCCATCACCAAGGACATCACGGCCGTCATCCCGCCGCCCCCCGTCGAGCTCCCCACCGAGGCGCGCATGGTCGTGGCCGGCGACGAGCTCTTCGTCCTCACCAAGCCCAAGTGGATGTACGTCTTCGACGACGACGTCGACTTCTCCAAGGCCTTCTGCGTCAACCACCGCAGCCCCAACCCGGCCTGGCAGAGCCTCACCAGCATCGGCGACCGGGCGGTGTTTGTTGATTCTATCCATGGGTTCACCATCGGGACGGCCGGGTTCAGGAACCTTGAAAGGAACACCGTCTACTCGGTGACTACCAAGGAGATGAACCGATCCAGCAATGTCAAGTACAGCATATCGGCTTTCAACCTGGAGACCCGGACCGCGAAGAAGCTTGCGTGCCGGCTGGACGGGCTTGAGATGGCTCAGCGTGGCGGGAAGGCGTCGTGGATCATACCCAGCTTGAAAGAAGCCTGAATCAAGTCCTCGGAGATCCTGGTTGCTGTGTGATGCTGGCGAATGGCAGATCGTGATTGTATCTGCCTCGGCGTAAGGTCTCGGTACCACTTGAACTTGCCCTAAAAGTTCTGAAGTGAAGTTAAAACAACCCATGTTCTTCTTTTGTTCTACATTATATATATATGTCGTTTAAACACTCTTAGATTCAGATGAGCCTGAAACTTAATATCTGTGAGATGCATTTGTTGCTAAACTTTCAAGTTTCAGTCTGCACTTTGTCTGTTGAATGTTCAAGCTGAATAAATGTTTGTGATGTTGAAGTACCCCAATTGAGCTTGTCGTGTTTGAGTGCTGTTTCAATTGGTTTCCTAGATGCATGATCTAGCCTCATGTCTGACTGGACTATTGGACATGTTAACTTATTCATTATGTTCATAGATTGTGATATAAGTGAAACTGGAGCATGGGTTTATCTCTCGGATTTTAGGTGTGCTATCTGTGAGTCTGTGGATAACTGAGTATCGTTGTCTCACAAGAGTGGCCAACTTTGCGTCTAGTTCACTGAACAGCAAAAGTAGCCGTGTTCGTTGCACACAGGGGAAGTGTGTCCAAATTTCTGCTGAATGTGGTCACTCGAGCAGCAACGATTCTGGGCAAGAGAGTTGATGGGCAAACAGAGGCGATTAAGTAAAGGATGTTACAGACGGAGGATGATCCAGGCCTCCAGGGGCGCCAGGGAGAATGGGTAGATTGCTGTACTCCCAAGTCCCAAGCACACTCTTCTCCGTC includes the following:
- the LOC127306716 gene encoding uncharacterized protein, translating into MAAIAPDLLSIVSGGLTELADIARFRSVCTTWRDAGEDAAAFPPQQPPWLLLPSSPSPLFFCPPEDRLYPNLRLPVPNPQANRRRGRRLYASPHGWTLAIDPTGLAASLLHPFTGAFRPLPPLPAYFAETDDLAWDLSPFAVMASCGERGVLVCSLDPPADSWVPIPAMADYSVSSIDYAAGDFFVFEEDACRATVVDAITKDITAVIPPPPVELPTEARMVVAGDELFVLTKPKWMYVFDDDVDFSKAFCVNHRSPNPAWQSLTSIGDRAVFVDSIHGFTIGTAGFRNLERNTVYSVTTKEMNRSSNVKYSISAFNLETRTAKKLACRLDGLEMAQRGGKASWIIPSLKEA